Within the Achromobacter spanius genome, the region TCGGCGTCCGGCAGGCGCACTTTTTCAAGCAGTTTGCGGGCTGACTGGCGCGCGGCAGAGCGCGACAGTTGCTGGTGCAGCATGATGGCTTCCACGATCTGGTCGCCGATGGTGAACACCGGGTTCAGCGACGTCATCGGTTCCTGGAAGATCATGGCGATGTCGTTGCCGCGTATGGCGCGCATCTGCTCGTCGGAGGCCTGGGTCAGGTCGGTTTCGCGGCCATCGTTGTCGCGAAACAGGATCTGGCCGGTGGCGATGCGGCCGTTGGAATAATCCGTCAGCCGCATGATGGCCATGGACGTCACCGACTTGCCCGACCCGGACTCGCCCACGATGGCCAGCGTCCTGCCCGGCTTGACGTCGAAGTCCAGGTTGTCGACGGCGCGGAACACGCCATTGTCGGTATTGAAGTCAACCGATACGCCGCGCACGGACAACAGCGGGGCGGGTGTAGAAACGGTGGTGCTAGACAACGTGGATTCTCACAGCGAGGTGGCGGCGCGGGCGGCTTGGTCGTACAGGCCCGAGAGGGCGCGCAAGGTGTTGGCCAATTGGTGGCTGGCCTCGTCCGCCGCGGGGGAGTCGATGAACGATTGGACGAGGCATTGCTCGCGCACTTCGGCGTAGCGCGCAATGGCGGCGGCGCCGGCGTCGGTGGTGGTGTAGATCACTTCCTTGCCCGTCTTGGCGCTTTGCACCACACCCAGCCGTTCCAGCTTTTTCAGCGAGTAGTTCACCAGGTGGGTGTCTTCAACGTTCAACGTGAAGCAGATGTCGGCCAGCTTCTTGCCGCGTCCACGGTGGAACACGTGGTTCAGCACCAGGATGTCCAGCGAAGTCAGGTCGGGCAGGCCGGCGCACGCCATGCAGCGCACCATCCAGCGATTGAAGGCGTGGGACGCGATGATCAGGCCGAATTCCACCTCGGACAACTGCGGGGCGGACGTGGCGAGATGGGCGGAAGAAACGATGGCGTCCCGGATGGAAGCAGACATGACAGGCGTGGGTGGGCACGGTTCGATGACAAAACGTTGGCGAATTATTGACGATTTGTTGTTATGGAGGCATTCGGGATAACCCTGGGAAATAAGCTTATGTGGCCGCCAGGCGCGATGTTTGCTGCCGTTTCCTAATGCCATCGATTTAGTAATCGTCTGGTTCAGATCAGGAATCGTCTGATTCTTCCCGGTCAGGCGCTCCCTATCATTTTTCAATCGCTTTGCTTCCGTCCGCGTCGAGCCGATCAGGACGCCAAGCTCTTGAAAATGAACCTATCAATGGAACAAGGGATGCGGAATCTGAACACGCTATTCAAGCGGGCACTGTTCAAGTTGTCTCCCAGAATCGCTGAACGCCTGAATATCGATTTCAGGCTTCGGGTGCCGAACCGCGTATTTCTCGAGGAATCGGTATTCGGATATCTGAATGAACTGGCCGCGGAATCGGACCACGATATCAAGACCTTGTTCGTGGGCATCGACAAGCACAACTGGCATTACCCCAGGCTATTGCTCTGCCAGTTTCACTCGCTGGATATCGAGTCCCGCAAGGCGGTCTACGGGCCACCGGACAGGCATTGGACAGGTAGCGCCACCAGGATGGCCGATCACTATGGCCCGAACGCTTTTGATGTGGTGGTGGCCAATGGGTTGCTGGGCTTCGGCATCAACAGCGCGCCGGATTTCAGGCGCTTGATCACGCAATGCGAACGGGTACTGAAGCCCGGCGGCCTGCTGGTGCTGGGCTATAACGACCGTCCTGATCGCGCGCCCTTTCCGGTTTTGCCCGTGGTGAGCGAGTTCTTTGAATTGTTCGTGCCACCCATTGCCGGCGTTGATCATCATCTTCACCGGGTTGACGACGCTTTTCAGCACGTTTTTGTATTTCTTAGAAAGCCAAGGGCGTTGGCATCCGATCGATCTCAACTATCGCGATACGCGGTGTGATGGGTTTGCGCGTTGAGCGTCCGCTTTCTTTTATATAGCCGTGCGCGCCACACCCATCCTACGGCCATCTGCATGCCAATCGTAGGATGGGTGCAGCGCGAACGACCGGTCAACAGAACACGCCAGGACAACGCGCGTAACCCATCGGCCGGCCTTGGCATCTGGTCGATCCCAACCATAGTGATGCGCTGCTTGATGGGTTTGCGCGTTGAGCGTCCGCTTTCTTTTATATAGCCGTGTGCGCCACACCCATCCTACCGCCATCTGCATGCCAATCGTAGGATGGGTGCAGCGCGAACGACCGGTCAACAGAACACTCCAGGACAACGCGCGTAACCCATCGGCCGGCCTTGGCATCTGGTCGATCCCAACCATAGTGATGCGCTGCTTGATGGGTTTGCGCGTTGAGCGTCCGTGTTCTTTTATATAGCCGTGCGCGCCACACCCATCCTACGGCCATCTGCATGCCAATCGTAGGATGGGTGCAGCGCGAACGACCGGTCAACAGAACACCCCAGGACAACGCGCGTAACCCATCAGCCGGCCTTGGCATCTGGTCGATCCCAACCATAGTGATGCGCTGCTTGATGGGTTTGCGCGTTGAGCGTCCGTGTTCTTTTATATAGCCGTGCGCGCCACACCCATCCTACGAACCTTCCGCTTCATGCCGTTTCCGCCACGCTTTCAAAGCCTGGCGGTAATTGTCCATGGCTTCGTCGTACATGTCGTACACGCAGGGGATGCAGCCGCTGTTGCAGCACTCTTCCGGCGCGGGGCGTTCGGGAGGGACCGGCTGGGGGTCGTCGTCGGGAATCTTGGTGGTACTCATAGCCGAATGTTAACGCCGTGGCTGTCGCGTGTTGTCGTCTGCGAGCCCCTGACGCGCCGGCCTCGTGTCGTCGTGCGCGGGGTCCTGTAGCACCCGCCAATCCGCGCGTCGGATCTCGTAGCGCACTTTCACCGTGTCGCCGTTGCCCGCCGCTTTGCTCACATAACGCATGCCGCTCTTTTCCAGCACGCGGCGTGACGCGGTGTTGGATTGGATTGCCACCCCGCACAGCACGTCGACCGGCAGCAGCTTGAACCCCAGCGTGATCAGCGCCCCTGAAATCTCCATGGCATAACCACGGCCCCAGCATTCCGGTTCAAACGCATAGGCAAGCTCAATGGCGCCCTGCTCGTCAGACACCGTGTACTTCAACCCCGCGCGTCCGGCCAGCCTGCCCATTTCCCGATCTTCCAGCACATACATGCCGTAGCCGTGGTCCATCCAATGGGCCTCGTTCTGCGCCAGGTACAGCCGGCTGGCGGCCGCGTCGCGCGTACCGCCCATCGTGGCCATCACATCGGCATTGGCGTGCATCTTCTCGATGAACGGCAGGTGCGCTTGGCTCATGCGCTGGGCGCGCAGCCGAGGTGTCAGGAAAACATCAGGAAAACCAGCGGACGACATGACATTCTTTACGCGGAAAGGACGGGGATCCATCATAGCGGCGCTAGGCCGCGTATGGCATCCGCCGCCCCATCATTGGCGAATGCCGCGCCGGTCAGACGCTGACATTCGCCTTGCCCAGATGCAGGCGGCAGACTTAGTTGGACGGGCGCGCACGCAACGCGTCGGGCTTGTCGGCGCGCAAGGCATCCAGGATGCGCTTGCCCACGCGACCGTCTTGCGGCAAGCCGCGGCGCTCTTGTTCGGCGCGCACGGCATCGCGGGTTTTTGCGCCGGGAATGCCGTCTGCTTCGCCCACGTCGTAGCCCCGTCCGTAAAGCGCCTCTTGCAATTCCTTGATCTCGGCACGCGACAGCCCCGGGTCATCGGTAGGCC harbors:
- a CDS encoding winged helix DNA-binding protein codes for the protein MSASIRDAIVSSAHLATSAPQLSEVEFGLIIASHAFNRWMVRCMACAGLPDLTSLDILVLNHVFHRGRGKKLADICFTLNVEDTHLVNYSLKKLERLGVVQSAKTGKEVIYTTTDAGAAAIARYAEVREQCLVQSFIDSPAADEASHQLANTLRALSGLYDQAARAATSL
- a CDS encoding class I SAM-dependent methyltransferase yields the protein MEQGMRNLNTLFKRALFKLSPRIAERLNIDFRLRVPNRVFLEESVFGYLNELAAESDHDIKTLFVGIDKHNWHYPRLLLCQFHSLDIESRKAVYGPPDRHWTGSATRMADHYGPNAFDVVVANGLLGFGINSAPDFRRLITQCERVLKPGGLLVLGYNDRPDRAPFPVLPVVSEFFELFVPPIAGVDHHLHRVDDAFQHVFVFLRKPRALASDRSQLSRYAV
- a CDS encoding GNAT family N-acetyltransferase; this translates as MMDPRPFRVKNVMSSAGFPDVFLTPRLRAQRMSQAHLPFIEKMHANADVMATMGGTRDAAASRLYLAQNEAHWMDHGYGMYVLEDREMGRLAGRAGLKYTVSDEQGAIELAYAFEPECWGRGYAMEISGALITLGFKLLPVDVLCGVAIQSNTASRRVLEKSGMRYVSKAAGNGDTVKVRYEIRRADWRVLQDPAHDDTRPARQGLADDNTRQPRR
- a CDS encoding oxidoreductase-like domain-containing protein, which gives rise to MSTTKIPDDDPQPVPPERPAPEECCNSGCIPCVYDMYDEAMDNYRQALKAWRKRHEAEGS